The following are from one region of the Bacteroidales bacterium genome:
- a CDS encoding mevalonate kinase, with product MKRKTDIFYGKVLLFGEYSILFNSKGLTIPYSHFTGQLSFINDDKYTDYDFAVQSNKQMFEFLEYMQAFEVEGLMPCRMDLKRLRHDLESGLYFESNIPQGYGIGSSGALVAAVYDRYCLDKIETDENISSENISRLRTIFSILESLFHGQSSGIDPLNCYIQHPLLINSRENISITGIPRSKFENEGVIFLVDTGKIGKTGPLVNHFLEQMRFKEYETLFRTDYIPWVNQCISDILNGRMKSFFDALIKVSEFQLQHFGNMIPSGFIAPWKWGLDTGTFQLKLCGSGGGGFLLGFTTDYASSRKYFNNLEHEVIPVYKSGQ from the coding sequence ATGAAGAGAAAAACTGATATATTTTACGGAAAGGTTTTATTATTCGGTGAGTACAGTATTTTATTCAATTCAAAGGGCCTGACTATCCCTTACTCTCATTTCACTGGTCAGTTGAGTTTTATCAACGACGATAAGTATACAGATTATGACTTTGCAGTTCAGTCGAACAAGCAGATGTTTGAATTCCTGGAATATATGCAGGCATTTGAAGTTGAGGGGTTAATGCCTTGCAGGATGGACCTCAAGCGTCTTAGGCATGACCTTGAGAGTGGATTGTATTTTGAATCAAATATTCCCCAAGGTTATGGAATTGGCAGTTCAGGAGCATTGGTAGCTGCAGTCTATGACAGGTATTGTCTTGACAAGATTGAGACAGATGAAAATATTAGCTCTGAAAATATAAGTCGTCTGCGAACCATTTTCTCTATTTTAGAATCCTTATTTCATGGGCAAAGTAGTGGCATTGATCCGCTGAATTGTTATATCCAGCACCCTTTACTAATCAATTCCCGGGAAAATATATCCATTACCGGAATTCCCCGGAGCAAATTTGAAAATGAAGGGGTTATTTTTCTTGTGGATACCGGTAAAATTGGGAAAACGGGTCCTTTGGTCAACCACTTTCTTGAGCAGATGCGTTTCAAAGAATATGAAACTTTATTCAGAACCGATTACATTCCCTGGGTCAACCAGTGCATTTCAGATATTCTGAATGGGAGGATGAAATCTTTTTTCGATGCACTAATCAAGGTATCTGAGTTTCAATTGCAGCATTTCGGCAATATGATTCCTTCTGGTTTTATAGCACCCTGGAAATGGGGACTTGATACCGGTACCTTCCAGCTCAAGCTTTGCGGATCAGGAGGTGGTGGATTCCTGCTTGGATTTACCACAGATTATGCAT
- a CDS encoding GHMP kinase — MNSESYYSNAKLLISGEYLVLEGALSLAVPLNLGQDLIVETNSDRELYWEALEPSGTWFMTRLSLPLFTLLETTDAAASEQLIKLLQAARLLNPHFLTDEKGFSIKTHLNFNRKWGLGSSSTLLANLASWAEIDPFALHFATSTGSGYDIACAMAPGPILYQLNGGKPIIQNIEFHPPFSHSIYFVYLGIKQDSNQGIHDYRKRVAELPGETINTMNALTLAMATCHSFNDFTQLVHEHETLMGGILNKPILNKTLFSGFPGAAKSLGAWGGDFAMVCSQLPFDDLRYELKKRGMETLFRFDDIVRKNQNL, encoded by the coding sequence TTGAATTCAGAATCATATTATTCAAATGCGAAACTTTTAATCTCCGGGGAATACCTGGTTTTGGAAGGAGCCCTTTCACTGGCAGTACCATTGAATTTAGGACAGGACCTGATCGTTGAAACAAACAGTGACAGAGAATTGTATTGGGAAGCCCTGGAACCATCCGGAACCTGGTTCATGACGAGGCTATCACTCCCCTTGTTTACCCTTCTGGAAACAACTGATGCAGCTGCATCGGAACAACTGATTAAACTTCTGCAGGCAGCAAGGCTTTTAAATCCGCATTTCTTAACTGATGAGAAGGGTTTCAGCATTAAAACACATCTGAATTTCAACAGGAAGTGGGGATTGGGAAGCAGTTCCACACTCCTCGCCAACCTGGCATCCTGGGCTGAAATCGATCCTTTTGCACTACACTTTGCAACCTCCACAGGATCAGGTTATGATATTGCCTGTGCAATGGCTCCGGGCCCAATTCTCTATCAACTCAACGGAGGTAAACCCATCATTCAAAACATTGAATTTCATCCTCCTTTCTCTCATTCCATATATTTTGTGTACCTTGGCATCAAACAAGACTCCAACCAAGGGATCCATGACTACCGGAAACGTGTGGCCGAATTGCCAGGCGAAACCATTAACACCATGAATGCCTTAACTTTAGCTATGGCAACCTGTCATTCCTTTAATGATTTTACTCAACTGGTTCATGAGCATGAAACCTTAATGGGTGGGATACTAAACAAACCGATCCTTAATAAAACCCTCTTTTCCGGATTTCCGGGTGCAGCCAAATCCCTGGGTGCCTGGGGAGGAGATTTTGCCATGGTATGCAGCCAGCTGCCCTTTGACGACCTTAGATACGAATTGAAAAAGAGAGGAATGGAGACTCTGTTCCGGTTTGATGATATTGTGCGTAAAAATCAAAATCTTTAA
- the mvaD gene encoding diphosphomevalonate decarboxylase, translating to MQPFEYKGSGKYKPLSGPLSAHWQSPSNIALVKYWGKTGLQLPVNPSLSMTLSKAFTETTLTVFPLENKSERSVKVYVDQVLNPGFEERISGFLDSISDIFPFIPEVSFKIDTRNTFPHSAGIASSASGFSALALCLCTLQEQLSGTAIPDFQAVASHVSRLGSGSACRSIYGGFTLWGNTPYLTGSDDRFAIPVNNIHPDFNTLRDAILIVGSGEKKVSSSAGHSRMENHPFAKARIIQAQNNIGKLLKAMEVGDIDTFISVTEQEALTLHALMMTSSPGFILMNPESVRIINRIQEFRSISKLNICFTLDAGPNIHLIFFEKDREQVHRLIVEDLLQNDKQNNWIDDAIGTGPFGS from the coding sequence ATGCAGCCTTTCGAATATAAAGGATCAGGTAAATATAAACCGTTGAGTGGCCCTTTAAGTGCACACTGGCAATCCCCTTCCAATATTGCATTGGTGAAGTACTGGGGGAAAACCGGCCTCCAGTTACCTGTGAACCCCTCTCTTAGCATGACGTTAAGCAAGGCTTTTACTGAAACTACCCTGACAGTATTTCCCCTTGAGAATAAAAGTGAAAGGAGTGTGAAGGTATATGTGGACCAGGTATTAAACCCCGGTTTTGAAGAGAGAATCAGCGGCTTCCTGGATTCCATCTCAGATATATTCCCATTTATTCCGGAAGTTTCATTCAAAATAGATACCAGGAATACATTCCCTCATTCCGCCGGAATAGCCTCTTCAGCCTCTGGTTTTAGTGCCCTTGCCCTTTGCCTCTGTACTTTACAGGAGCAACTCTCAGGAACAGCTATTCCCGATTTTCAAGCCGTAGCTTCGCATGTTTCGCGTTTAGGCTCAGGTAGTGCCTGCCGTTCAATTTATGGTGGATTCACACTTTGGGGAAATACCCCTTATCTTACTGGTTCTGACGACAGGTTTGCCATTCCGGTGAACAATATTCACCCGGATTTCAACACTTTAAGAGATGCTATTCTGATAGTTGGCAGTGGCGAAAAGAAAGTATCCAGTTCTGCCGGCCATAGCCGAATGGAGAACCACCCTTTCGCAAAGGCCCGGATAATACAGGCTCAGAATAACATAGGGAAATTGCTAAAAGCAATGGAGGTTGGTGATATTGATACCTTTATAAGCGTAACTGAGCAAGAGGCTCTCACACTTCATGCATTAATGATGACCTCCTCTCCCGGTTTTATTCTCATGAACCCTGAAAGTGTCCGAATTATCAATCGTATCCAGGAGTTCAGAAGCATAAGCAAACTTAATATCTGTTTCACCCTCGATGCCGGACCGAATATTCATTTAATATTTTTTGAAAAAGATCGTGAACAAGTCCATCGTTTGATTGTTGAAGATTTATTACAAAATGATAAACAAAACAACTGGATTGATGACGCAATTGGAACAGGACCTTTTGGTTCATGA
- a CDS encoding hydroxymethylglutaryl-CoA reductase, translating to MKDPRLVTGFSRLTKDQKIDLVSSHVKHSQKFADTLRSLWHQEPAVQKLYDEFSENTLSNYYFPYGVAPNFMINGKLYIVPLVIEESSVVAAAAGAAKFWAERGGFHSEVVSTEKIGQVHFLWKSDISPLKLAFPELKAILLERTASFTGNMKQRGGGILDIELVDMTDKIPNYYQIKGTFDTRDSMGANFINSCLEEFADILKEFVTDDDRFDVSNLEIIMSILSNFTPECRVKTWVECDLSKHQGFDDSYTDEEFVERFALAVNIARVDIFRATTHNKGIFNGIDAVALATGNDFRAMEACGHTWASRDGHYKSLSEVSITNGTFRFSIDLPIALGTVGGLTNLHPLAKYSLELLGNPGAVELMQIASAAGLANNYAAVKSLVTKGIQKGHMKMHLLNILNVCNATELEKKQAVEYFKHEKVTYSTVNKFLESIR from the coding sequence AGACCAGAAGATAGACCTGGTTTCCAGCCATGTTAAACACTCACAGAAATTTGCTGACACTTTACGATCCTTATGGCATCAGGAGCCTGCCGTGCAGAAATTATATGATGAATTCAGTGAAAATACACTTTCAAACTATTATTTCCCGTATGGAGTAGCACCCAACTTTATGATCAATGGCAAGTTGTACATTGTACCCCTTGTAATTGAAGAAAGTTCTGTTGTTGCTGCCGCTGCAGGGGCTGCCAAATTCTGGGCTGAGCGCGGTGGATTCCATTCTGAAGTAGTTTCTACAGAGAAAATAGGCCAGGTTCACTTCCTCTGGAAATCTGATATAAGCCCCCTTAAGCTTGCATTCCCTGAATTAAAAGCCATTTTGCTTGAACGCACTGCAAGTTTTACAGGCAATATGAAACAACGAGGGGGTGGGATTCTGGATATTGAACTGGTGGATATGACAGATAAGATCCCTAATTACTACCAGATTAAAGGAACCTTTGACACCCGTGATTCTATGGGTGCAAATTTCATTAACAGTTGCCTGGAAGAATTCGCTGATATCCTGAAGGAATTTGTCACCGATGACGACCGTTTTGATGTATCTAATTTGGAGATTATCATGTCGATACTTTCCAACTTCACTCCTGAATGCAGGGTTAAAACATGGGTTGAATGTGATTTAAGCAAACATCAGGGTTTTGATGATTCCTATACCGATGAAGAATTTGTGGAGAGATTTGCCCTGGCAGTGAATATTGCAAGGGTAGATATCTTCAGGGCTACCACTCACAACAAAGGAATATTCAATGGAATTGATGCTGTTGCTTTGGCTACAGGTAATGATTTCAGGGCTATGGAAGCTTGCGGACATACCTGGGCATCCCGCGACGGACATTATAAAAGTTTGAGTGAAGTTAGTATTACCAATGGGACTTTCCGGTTCTCCATTGATCTCCCTATCGCTTTAGGCACTGTTGGAGGGCTGACGAACCTGCACCCCCTGGCTAAATATTCCCTTGAGTTACTGGGAAATCCAGGGGCGGTTGAACTGATGCAGATTGCCTCAGCAGCCGGATTGGCCAACAATTATGCTGCAGTTAAATCACTGGTGACCAAAGGAATTCAGAAAGGCCATATGAAAATGCACCTGTTGAATATCCTGAATGTTTGTAATGCAACAGAACTTGAAAAAAAGCAGGCTGTAGAATATTTCAAACATGAAAAAGTGACCTATAGCACAGTGAACAAGTTTCTTGAAAGTATCAGATAA